A DNA window from Microcystis aeruginosa NIES-843 contains the following coding sequences:
- a CDS encoding transposase encodes MACTLLARWDSGYQEPWLVLTDLSPQRADALWYGLRPSTECVYRDLKSDGWQWQNTRLLDPERAERLWLAMAVATLWMVMLGGEAENQSPEPNLSPLPPQHTVFSKTLHLKPLRQLSCFLLGSITLVADLLKGLSIHLHRWSSFPPTPVDAFYYSPSS; translated from the coding sequence TTGGCCTGTACCTTGCTTGCCCGTTGGGATTCTGGCTATCAAGAGCCGTGGTTAGTTTTGACCGACTTGTCACCCCAAAGGGCTGATGCCCTCTGGTATGGCTTACGTCCTTCTACGGAGTGTGTTTACCGCGACCTCAAATCCGACGGCTGGCAATGGCAAAACACTCGCCTGCTTGACCCAGAGCGTGCCGAACGCCTTTGGTTAGCTATGGCTGTAGCTACTCTCTGGATGGTTATGCTGGGAGGAGAAGCGGAAAATCAATCTCCTGAACCCAATTTGTCGCCACTTCCCCCCCAACATACTGTCTTTAGTAAAACTCTCCACCTCAAACCTCTACGTCAGCTTTCTTGTTTTCTTCTGGGTTCTATTACCCTAGTTGCTGATTTACTGAAAGGTTTATCGATTCACCTTCATCGTTGGAGTTCTTTCCCTCCCACCCCCGTTGATGCTTTTTACTACTCCCCTTCCTCTTAG
- the crtD gene encoding C-3',4' desaturase CrtD encodes MTQITVIGAGIGGLTAAALLARRGYQVTVYDQALVPGGCASTFCRRGFTFDVGATQVAGLEVGGIHQRIFAELGIDLPDSVPCDPACAVFLPGETTAINVWRNPQKWQEERQKQFPGSEPFWQLLQKLFQASWRFQSRDPVLPPRNWWDLGQLISALRVDTAITFPFTLMTVGDALRLYGLETDKRLKTFLDLQLKLYSQVTADETALLYAATALAVSQSPQGLSHLQGSMQVLSDRLVAALEKYGGKLQMRHTVEKILTEKGKATGIIVRNQKNGQIHPEMADEIVANIPIQNLPQLIDREAIPSLYHRRIEKLPPASAAFVVYLGVDRAAIPPDCPPHLQFLYDDDGMIGENNSLFVSVSKEGDGRAPVGKATIIASSFTDTSLWWRKGEDNYQQLKAAYTQEAINRLGNYFHLSPDHIVHIESATPRTFERFTGRNQGIVGGIGQRLSTFGPFGVATRTPIPHLWLVGDSTHPGEGTAGVSYSALTVVRQIENKLLASS; translated from the coding sequence ATGACGCAAATTACCGTTATTGGTGCAGGGATTGGCGGACTAACGGCGGCGGCATTATTGGCGCGTCGAGGTTATCAAGTCACAGTATATGATCAGGCGCTTGTCCCCGGAGGTTGTGCCTCGACTTTTTGCCGTCGGGGTTTTACTTTTGACGTGGGGGCAACTCAAGTGGCAGGATTAGAAGTAGGGGGCATTCATCAGCGCATTTTTGCCGAATTAGGGATAGATTTACCCGATTCTGTCCCTTGCGATCCCGCTTGTGCCGTTTTTCTGCCGGGGGAAACCACTGCGATTAACGTCTGGCGCAATCCGCAAAAGTGGCAAGAGGAAAGACAAAAACAATTTCCGGGCAGCGAACCTTTTTGGCAATTATTACAAAAACTCTTTCAAGCAAGTTGGCGTTTTCAAAGTCGCGATCCAGTTTTACCCCCGCGCAACTGGTGGGATTTAGGGCAATTAATCTCCGCTTTGCGTGTAGATACTGCCATTACCTTCCCTTTTACTTTGATGACTGTGGGCGATGCTCTGCGATTATACGGCTTAGAGACAGATAAACGCCTAAAAACCTTCCTTGATCTCCAGTTAAAGCTTTATTCCCAAGTTACTGCCGATGAAACCGCTTTACTTTATGCCGCCACCGCTTTAGCAGTTTCTCAGTCTCCCCAAGGTTTATCCCACCTTCAGGGTAGTATGCAGGTATTAAGCGATCGCCTAGTAGCAGCTTTGGAAAAATACGGCGGTAAATTGCAAATGCGCCACACAGTGGAAAAAATACTGACAGAAAAGGGAAAAGCCACGGGAATTATCGTCAGAAATCAAAAAAATGGGCAAATACATCCAGAAATGGCCGATGAGATTGTCGCTAATATCCCGATCCAAAATTTACCACAATTAATCGATCGCGAAGCCATTCCCAGTCTTTATCACCGGAGAATCGAAAAACTTCCCCCCGCATCCGCTGCTTTTGTGGTTTACTTAGGAGTCGATCGCGCTGCTATTCCCCCCGATTGTCCCCCCCATTTGCAATTCCTCTACGATGACGATGGCATGATCGGCGAAAATAACTCTTTGTTTGTTTCCGTGAGTAAAGAAGGGGATGGTCGCGCTCCAGTGGGAAAAGCGACGATTATTGCTTCTTCCTTCACCGATACCAGTCTTTGGTGGCGAAAAGGAGAAGATAATTATCAGCAATTAAAAGCAGCATACACCCAAGAGGCGATCAATCGTCTCGGTAATTATTTCCATCTTAGTCCTGATCACATCGTTCACATCGAATCAGCTACACCTCGCACTTTTGAACGGTTTACAGGGCGAAATCAGGGCATTGTCGGCGGTATTGGTCAAAGACTGTCCACTTTTGGCCCTTTTGGAGTAGCGACGCGCACTCCGATCCCCCATCTTTGGTTAGTGGGAGATTCCACCCATCCGGGAGAAGGTACTGCCGGAGTCAGCTATTCGGCGCTAACGGTAGTTAGACAGATTGAAAATAAATTATTAGCTTCTAGTTAA
- a CDS encoding histidine phosphatase family protein, with translation MATRVIIVRHGQSSYNAEQKIQGRSDGSVLTEKGHLDAEKVGNALSQIDIAAFYCSPLQRAKSTAEVIQSRLNNSPVIQPTSQLLEIDLPIWENMVKEEVKAQYPQEYRDWHQKPHEFKMILPDGQEHYPVLSLYQQAQDFWREIIPQHEGKTILIVAHNGINRCLILSAIGIPVSLYHSLQQSNCCVNVLNFTGDFGDPVQVESLNQTAHLGIALPPPRPPFQGSRLLLVRHGETQWNRDKRFQGVRDIPLNDNGKAQAEKAAEFLRETAIDHAVTSPLSRPKETAQIILQYHPDVTLDTQVDLTEICHGLWEGKLEEEIEASFPGMLEDWKNAPETVQMPEGENLQEVWDRAIACWRQIVKTYSNSDSPKTIMVVAHDAINKVILCYLLGLKPANFWNIKQGNGAVSVIDYPKGVDSQPVLQAINITSHLGAGILDRTAAGAL, from the coding sequence TTGGCTACTCGTGTGATTATTGTTCGTCATGGACAAAGCAGTTATAACGCAGAGCAGAAAATACAAGGTCGCAGTGATGGCTCGGTTTTGACAGAAAAAGGCCATCTGGACGCGGAAAAAGTAGGAAATGCCCTCAGTCAAATCGATATCGCCGCTTTTTACTGTAGTCCTCTCCAAAGAGCCAAATCTACTGCTGAGGTGATTCAGTCTCGTTTAAATAATTCTCCCGTCATTCAACCCACTTCGCAGTTACTAGAAATCGATCTGCCTATCTGGGAAAATATGGTCAAAGAGGAGGTAAAAGCTCAATACCCTCAAGAATATCGGGATTGGCACCAAAAACCTCACGAATTTAAGATGATACTGCCCGATGGTCAAGAACATTATCCCGTTCTCTCTCTCTATCAACAAGCCCAAGATTTTTGGCGAGAAATTATTCCCCAACACGAGGGCAAAACTATCCTCATTGTTGCCCATAACGGCATTAATCGCTGTTTAATCCTCAGTGCCATCGGTATTCCGGTTTCCTTATACCATTCCCTACAACAATCTAACTGTTGCGTTAATGTTCTCAATTTTACGGGTGATTTTGGTGATCCTGTGCAGGTGGAATCCCTCAATCAAACGGCACACCTAGGGATAGCTTTACCCCCACCGCGTCCTCCTTTCCAAGGTTCGAGGCTGCTGCTGGTGCGTCACGGAGAAACCCAATGGAATCGGGATAAACGTTTTCAAGGTGTGCGCGATATTCCTCTCAATGATAATGGCAAAGCTCAAGCTGAGAAAGCCGCCGAATTTCTGCGAGAAACGGCGATCGATCACGCTGTCACCAGTCCTTTGTCCCGTCCCAAGGAAACTGCCCAAATTATCCTGCAATATCACCCCGATGTCACCTTAGATACCCAAGTAGATCTGACGGAAATCTGTCACGGACTTTGGGAAGGTAAATTAGAGGAGGAAATTGAAGCGAGTTTCCCCGGGATGTTAGAAGACTGGAAAAATGCCCCGGAAACCGTACAAATGCCGGAAGGGGAGAATTTACAAGAGGTTTGGGATCGAGCGATCGCTTGTTGGCGGCAAATCGTTAAAACCTATAGTAATAGCGATAGTCCTAAGACAATTATGGTAGTAGCTCACGATGCCATTAATAAGGTGATTCTTTGTTATTTATTGGGTTTAAAACCCGCCAATTTCTGGAATATTAAACAGGGAAATGGTGCGGTTAGTGTTATCGATTATCCCAAAGGGGTTGACTCTCAACCGGTCCTACAAGCAATTAATATTACCTCTCATCTAGGAGCGGGAATACTCGATCGCACGGCAGCCGGCGCTTTATAA
- a CDS encoding DUF4912 domain-containing protein: MVPEYPPLDEMTLRQLRRVASQYSISRYSRMRKTQLIESITQAMGVSGNFKSIIKEEKPVEAAKFELGQANPIEDILGSVDDGLGDLPGGYGENRITLLPRDPQWAYAYWDIPNESKEDLRRQGGQQLALRLYDVTDIDLNSQGAHSVQEYLCDELAREWYLPIPVSDRDYVIDIGYRCADGRWLVLARSPLVRIPPVYPSDWIEDIFVTVNWEEELVGKTVYELVPPSKRYGSSAGTTGSPIYDQIFESVGDIEALRVAGSLFGSMQHVAGSVPMSEVISSYVFPSGVGMWAVPTVSGLTASGIGITASGIGMGASETLQRPRKFWLVADAELIVYGATEPDATVTIGGRPIKLNPDGTFRYQMSFQDGLIDYPIMAVAADGEQNRSIHMKFTRETPSRNTNTKDEAVLEWLF, from the coding sequence ATGGTTCCAGAATACCCCCCCTTAGATGAGATGACCTTGCGGCAACTACGACGAGTTGCCAGTCAATACAGCATCTCTCGTTACAGTCGGATGCGGAAAACGCAGTTAATCGAGTCAATTACCCAAGCTATGGGAGTAAGCGGCAATTTTAAATCTATTATTAAAGAGGAAAAACCAGTGGAAGCAGCAAAATTTGAATTAGGTCAAGCTAACCCGATCGAAGATATCCTAGGTTCAGTGGATGATGGTTTAGGAGATCTGCCCGGGGGCTACGGTGAAAATCGCATCACCCTCCTACCTCGCGATCCTCAGTGGGCCTATGCTTACTGGGATATCCCCAACGAATCAAAAGAAGATCTCCGTCGTCAAGGGGGACAACAGTTAGCCCTGCGTCTTTATGATGTCACCGATATCGATCTCAATAGCCAAGGCGCGCATAGCGTCCAAGAATATCTCTGTGATGAATTAGCCCGGGAATGGTATTTACCGATTCCGGTCAGCGATCGAGATTATGTTATCGATATCGGTTATCGTTGTGCCGATGGTCGTTGGTTAGTTTTGGCCCGTTCTCCTTTAGTGCGGATTCCTCCCGTCTATCCTTCCGACTGGATTGAAGATATTTTTGTCACCGTTAACTGGGAAGAAGAACTGGTGGGTAAAACTGTTTACGAACTCGTTCCCCCCAGCAAACGCTACGGCAGCAGCGCCGGAACCACGGGAAGCCCTATCTACGACCAAATTTTCGAGAGTGTCGGCGATATCGAGGCCCTACGGGTGGCCGGTTCCTTGTTTGGTTCCATGCAGCACGTCGCTGGTTCCGTACCGATGTCGGAAGTGATCAGTTCTTATGTATTCCCCTCTGGGGTTGGTATGTGGGCAGTTCCCACGGTATCGGGACTAACTGCTTCCGGTATAGGCATAACTGCTTCCGGTATCGGTATGGGTGCTTCGGAAACCCTACAACGTCCGCGCAAATTCTGGTTAGTTGCCGATGCCGAATTAATCGTCTATGGTGCTACGGAACCCGATGCCACCGTAACTATCGGTGGTCGTCCGATTAAACTCAATCCCGATGGCACTTTCCGCTATCAGATGTCCTTCCAAGATGGTTTAATCGATTATCCGATTATGGCCGTGGCCGCCGATGGTGAACAAAATCGTTCTATCCACATGAAATTTACCCGGGAAACCCCTTCTCGCAATACCAACACTAAAGATGAGGCGGTTCTAGAATGGTTATTCTAG
- a CDS encoding acetolactate synthase large subunit, with amino-acid sequence MGELNTAELLVKCLENEGVEYIFGLPGEENLDVLEALKNSSIKFITTRHEQGAAFMADVYGRLTGKAGVCLSTLGPGATNLMTGVADANLDGAPLVAITGQVGTDRMHIESHQYLDLVAMFAPVTKWNKQIVRPGITPEVVRRAFKTAQSEKPGAVHIDLPENIAAMAADGHPLPLDSQEKVYASYRTLNMAAAVISKAKNPLILAGNGAIRANASEALTEFATALNIPVANTFMGKGVIPYTHPLALWAVGLQQRDLISCAFERSDLIIAVGYDLIEYSPKKWNPDGKLPIIHIGMTPAEIDSSYAPVVEVVGDITDSLIDILKRADRQNKPTPVTAGLKTEIRADYETYANDTGFPIKPQKLIYDLRQVMGPEDIAICDVGAHKMWMARQYHSDCPNTCIISNGFAAMGIAIPGAIAAKLVYPNKRIVAVTGDGGFMMNCQELETALRVGTPFVTLIFNDGGYGLIEWKQLNYFGTSSFIKFGNPDFVKFAESMGLKGYRVESTQDLIPTLEEAFRQEVPTVIDVPVDYGENLRLSQKSGDLSCQIWE; translated from the coding sequence ATGGGGGAATTAAACACAGCCGAACTTCTAGTTAAATGTCTAGAGAATGAAGGGGTCGAGTATATTTTTGGGCTACCCGGGGAAGAAAACCTCGATGTTTTGGAAGCCCTGAAAAACTCCTCGATCAAATTTATCACCACCCGTCACGAACAGGGCGCGGCTTTTATGGCCGATGTCTATGGACGCTTGACGGGAAAAGCGGGGGTTTGTCTCTCCACTTTAGGACCGGGGGCGACTAACCTGATGACAGGGGTAGCCGATGCTAACCTCGATGGGGCGCCCTTAGTGGCCATCACCGGCCAGGTGGGAACCGATCGGATGCACATTGAATCCCATCAATACCTGGATCTGGTGGCCATGTTCGCCCCGGTGACGAAATGGAATAAACAAATCGTGCGGCCGGGTATCACCCCAGAAGTGGTACGGAGAGCCTTTAAAACCGCCCAAAGTGAGAAACCGGGGGCAGTTCATATCGATCTTCCCGAAAATATCGCCGCTATGGCTGCCGATGGTCATCCCTTGCCCCTCGATAGTCAGGAAAAAGTTTACGCTTCCTATCGGACTTTGAACATGGCGGCGGCGGTGATTTCTAAAGCGAAAAATCCCTTGATTTTGGCGGGAAATGGGGCAATTCGCGCTAATGCTAGTGAGGCTTTAACGGAATTCGCCACGGCCTTGAATATCCCTGTGGCTAACACTTTTATGGGTAAGGGGGTGATTCCCTATACCCATCCTCTGGCTCTTTGGGCGGTAGGATTACAGCAACGGGATTTGATTAGTTGTGCCTTCGAGCGCAGTGATTTAATTATCGCTGTTGGTTACGATTTAATCGAGTATTCCCCGAAAAAATGGAATCCAGACGGTAAATTACCGATTATTCACATCGGCATGACTCCGGCGGAAATTGACAGCAGTTATGCCCCGGTGGTGGAAGTGGTGGGTGATATCACCGATTCTCTCATCGATATCCTCAAACGGGCCGATCGCCAGAATAAACCAACTCCCGTCACCGCGGGATTAAAGACGGAAATTCGGGCCGATTACGAAACCTATGCCAATGATACGGGTTTTCCGATCAAGCCACAAAAATTGATCTACGATCTGCGTCAGGTGATGGGACCGGAAGATATCGCTATTTGTGACGTGGGCGCTCATAAAATGTGGATGGCGCGCCAGTATCACTCCGATTGTCCCAATACTTGCATTATTTCTAACGGTTTCGCCGCTATGGGTATTGCTATCCCTGGTGCGATCGCCGCTAAGTTAGTTTATCCCAATAAGCGCATTGTGGCGGTGACGGGGGACGGCGGTTTTATGATGAATTGTCAGGAATTGGAGACAGCTTTGCGGGTGGGAACTCCCTTCGTCACTCTCATCTTTAATGATGGCGGTTACGGTTTAATCGAATGGAAGCAGTTAAACTATTTTGGGACATCTTCTTTTATTAAGTTTGGTAATCCCGATTTTGTTAAATTTGCCGAAAGTATGGGATTAAAAGGCTATCGGGTGGAATCTACTCAGGATTTGATCCCGACACTAGAGGAGGCTTTCCGGCAAGAGGTGCCTACGGTGATCGATGTTCCCGTCGATTACGGTGAAAATCTGCGTCTTTCCCAAAAATCGGGCGATCTAAGCTGTCAGATTTGGGAATAG
- a CDS encoding IS701-like element ISMae34 family transposase — translation MKETTPAAMPPCFDRWCRRFDNCFKNEAQKNGFRQYLGGLLGESERKNLTQMANNAVGVVYNRLHHFLTESPWSDRQVNECRLQVMNQCRQTQIPRGFSLIVDDSGHRKSGNLTAGVGRQYLGEIGKTDNGIVAVTTHLYDGKKSVPLDIEIYQPASSLAEGKEDKEFKKKPEIAIDLIDRSLTRGYRPKIVLIDAGYGNNTNFLKALEERKLKYLGGLAKNRKVIIEKEGGVEETIQLEQLAKSLSEKDWEKITLNLDKEKTVWVAVFRAKISQLEGERNLAIIMNASSMEKATEVDYFITNVVEADTVTASWIVRTYTERNWVEVFYREAKGWLGLREYQVRDKRSLLRHFILVFCAYTFILWHQLTGGLQRRWANRPLNTFVEALEAFRTAMSFRFFEWLTENRDVFAAYKASLGFVWA, via the coding sequence ATGAAAGAGACAACCCCAGCCGCGATGCCCCCATGCTTTGACCGATGGTGTCGGCGGTTTGACAATTGCTTCAAAAACGAAGCGCAAAAAAACGGCTTCAGACAATATTTAGGAGGATTATTAGGGGAAAGTGAGCGGAAAAACCTCACTCAAATGGCCAATAATGCCGTCGGAGTAGTTTATAACCGATTACATCACTTTTTGACCGAATCTCCCTGGTCAGACCGTCAGGTGAATGAATGTCGGTTGCAAGTGATGAACCAATGCCGCCAGACGCAAATCCCCCGAGGATTTTCCCTGATTGTCGATGACTCAGGACATCGAAAAAGTGGCAATCTGACCGCCGGAGTTGGCAGGCAGTACCTAGGAGAAATTGGCAAGACAGACAACGGAATAGTCGCCGTCACTACCCATCTCTACGACGGCAAAAAAAGTGTCCCCCTAGACATTGAAATTTATCAACCGGCTAGTTCCTTAGCCGAGGGGAAAGAAGACAAAGAATTTAAGAAGAAACCGGAGATAGCGATAGATTTAATTGACCGGAGCTTAACCAGAGGCTATCGACCGAAAATCGTCTTAATAGATGCTGGTTATGGCAACAACACAAATTTTCTCAAAGCCCTGGAAGAAAGAAAGCTAAAATACTTAGGAGGATTGGCAAAAAATCGAAAAGTAATTATTGAAAAAGAAGGGGGTGTGGAAGAAACAATCCAGCTTGAGCAACTAGCAAAAAGCCTATCAGAAAAGGATTGGGAGAAAATCACCCTAAATCTAGATAAAGAAAAAACGGTTTGGGTAGCGGTATTCAGAGCGAAAATATCTCAACTAGAAGGAGAAAGGAACTTGGCGATCATCATGAATGCAAGTTCAATGGAAAAAGCAACAGAGGTTGACTATTTCATCACCAATGTAGTTGAGGCAGATACAGTAACAGCTTCGTGGATAGTGAGGACTTACACCGAAAGAAATTGGGTGGAAGTATTCTACCGAGAAGCCAAAGGATGGTTAGGGTTAAGGGAATACCAAGTCAGGGATAAACGAAGCTTACTTCGTCATTTTATCTTGGTGTTTTGTGCCTATACATTTATCCTGTGGCATCAGTTAACTGGGGGATTGCAAAGGCGGTGGGCGAATCGACCTTTAAACACTTTTGTGGAAGCCTTGGAAGCTTTTCGGACAGCGATGTCTTTCCGTTTCTTTGAGTGGCTGACCGAGAATCGGGATGTGTTTGCCGCTTACAAAGCCAGTTTAGGCTTTGTTTGGGCTTGA